Proteins from one Hydrogenivirga caldilitoris genomic window:
- a CDS encoding c-type cytochrome, which yields MRVLKAGFILGAGVLAGLSISLFMNVAEARKPFSQQDLKLMNEELLALVKKGDQLWHDPKLGKNGLTCANCHPDGANSNPHTFPKFQDNVGKVATLREMINWCIKKPLEGKELPEDSEEMKALEAYAIYMYRGYPLKPGDNTREYPPVKVESGAGYP from the coding sequence TGGCGTTTTGGCGGGGCTTTCCATAAGCCTCTTTATGAACGTAGCTGAAGCAAGGAAACCCTTCTCTCAGCAAGACCTAAAGCTGATGAATGAGGAACTATTAGCTCTCGTGAAGAAGGGAGATCAGCTCTGGCACGACCCAAAGCTTGGTAAGAATGGGCTTACCTGTGCCAACTGTCACCCAGATGGGGCAAACTCAAATCCTCACACCTTTCCAAAGTTTCAGGACAACGTTGGCAAAGTTGCAACCCTAAGGGAGATGATAAACTGGTGCATAAAGAAACCCCTGGAGGGAAAGGAACTTCCTGAAGACAGTGAAGAGATGAAAGCTCTTGAAGCTTATGCGATTTACATGTACCGTGGATATCCTCTCAAGCCTGGAGATAATACGAGAGAGTATCCACCTGTAAAGGTAGAATCTGGTGCAGGTTACCCCTAA
- a CDS encoding sulfite exporter TauE/SafE family protein: MLSELFGVEINPLLALLWSFFVGLVFSTVGAAGGILAGVGHISIFGIPQANSIKLMNQLLILTSTLISVPSYWKQRRVIFILGFLLGIGSIIGAFVGSTLSYKFLPDLKSYKPIFGLFTLVVAFKVFYDVFSKGKDIRDVEKRIEEKGRSDLRTRGVSLFRVELAFLGASYTFNPITPIVAGFVVAVISSALGVGGGFLLVPFMVSVMGLPMFLVPGTSALSILVTMTVSAGNYLNLGAKIDLQLLVIEVLGVMTGSLLGPHLSRVLKERKLRLALGILLLYIGFGYTLGAWIERTFGIRLL; encoded by the coding sequence ATGCTTTCAGAGCTATTCGGCGTGGAGATAAACCCGCTCCTTGCACTTCTATGGAGTTTCTTCGTGGGTCTCGTCTTTTCCACCGTGGGGGCAGCGGGTGGTATACTCGCAGGTGTTGGACATATATCAATCTTTGGAATCCCTCAGGCTAACAGCATAAAGCTGATGAACCAGCTCCTCATTCTCACCTCAACCCTCATATCCGTCCCCTCCTACTGGAAGCAGAGGAGGGTTATTTTTATCCTCGGTTTCCTCTTGGGTATAGGCAGCATAATAGGAGCTTTTGTGGGTTCAACCTTATCCTACAAGTTCCTGCCAGACTTAAAGAGCTATAAACCAATCTTTGGTTTGTTTACACTTGTGGTGGCTTTTAAGGTTTTTTACGACGTTTTCAGTAAGGGTAAGGATATAAGAGACGTGGAGAAAAGGATAGAAGAGAAGGGAAGGTCGGATCTGAGGACCAGGGGTGTTTCACTCTTCAGAGTAGAGCTTGCGTTTTTAGGAGCCAGCTACACTTTCAATCCGATAACTCCGATTGTTGCTGGTTTTGTTGTTGCAGTGATATCCTCCGCCCTTGGTGTGGGGGGTGGCTTTCTCCTTGTACCTTTTATGGTATCGGTTATGGGTTTGCCCATGTTCCTCGTTCCCGGCACGAGTGCTCTATCCATACTTGTAACGATGACCGTTAGTGCCGGAAACTATCTTAATCTTGGTGCAAAGATAGACCTACAGCTTCTTGTTATAGAGGTTCTTGGGGTTATGACCGGCTCACTCCTCGGTCCCCATCTCTCACGAGTCTTGAAAGAGCGAAAACTGAGGCTCGCTCTTGGAATTTTACTCCTGTACATAGGTTTCGGGTACACACTTGGAGCCTGGATTGAAAGAACTTTCGGTATAAGGCTCCTTTAG
- a CDS encoding NUDIX domain-containing protein has product MGVKTPYLATDVVIRLWKKGGFRGIVLIERKNPPVGLALPGGFVEVGESVEEAAVREVREETGLEVKLSGLLGVYSKPNRDPRFHVVSVVFVGDAEGEPKAGSDAKVVKIFKLEDIPLERLVFDHREIILDFLRRA; this is encoded by the coding sequence ATGGGTGTAAAGACACCTTACCTTGCCACCGATGTGGTTATAAGGTTGTGGAAGAAGGGGGGCTTCAGGGGGATAGTCCTGATAGAGAGAAAGAACCCTCCCGTGGGGTTGGCTCTTCCAGGAGGCTTCGTAGAGGTTGGAGAATCCGTTGAGGAAGCTGCGGTCAGGGAGGTAAGGGAGGAAACAGGGCTTGAGGTAAAGTTATCTGGGCTGTTAGGGGTTTACTCCAAACCTAACAGGGACCCAAGGTTTCATGTGGTTTCCGTTGTATTCGTCGGAGACGCTGAAGGAGAGCCAAAGGCAGGAAGCGATGCAAAGGTGGTAAAAATCTTTAAGCTTGAGGATATACCCCTTGAAAGGTTGGTTTTTGACCACAGAGAGATCATTCTTGACTTTCTTCGGCGAGCGTAA
- the rnr gene encoding ribonuclease R — translation MEEKEKLISEKEVISLLRSKKKPFAFLQLAKLLGIDKKQRKVLKKILKSLKKAGKVKVVNGKFMYSEEEEIVGKVIPYPAGFGFLEVEGREKDIYIPPFELQKVLAGDVVKARVVEFKGKKEVRIERVLKRARHEVVGKVKRDKKRCLLEPLDQNTHITFLLSNKECERYKDGTVVVAKITTFPNGKSPARVKVKEVIGHPEERFLAIDLLIKKYNLPTDYPSEVLEEVERLSEEIPEEEIARRRDLREQVCFTIDPEKARDFDDAVAIERTEEGYYRLFVHIADVSYYVKPGTALDEEAYKRGFTFYLPDRALHMLPEKLSAGLCSLRPNEDKLAFTCEMVFDERGELVSYDVYESVIRSKARLTYNEALSIIVGDPALEDKFPHVVEPLRMMEDLYRVLSRRRWEKGSIDFDLPEAEVIVDEYGEPTAVVPYERHVAHRIIEQFMISANETVALHLENVGYPCLYRIHEPPDEERVENLLEILNGLGYSVKKPKEFTPKFFQKIIEDFEGKPEEQLVRFLTLRAMSRAKYSPHNLGHFGLASEHYAHFTSPIRRYPDLIVHRLLKLSLRGEEVNYDQLIEYLEEAGEHLSAQERLADEVEWEAIDILKARYMRSRLGEVFEGVITGVVQFGFFVELRETLVEGLVRINTLTDDDYVFDEPAHRFVGVRTGKVYRLGDVVKVKVLAVDEERGKIELTLAEESQE, via the coding sequence ATGGAGGAAAAAGAAAAGTTAATAAGCGAGAAGGAAGTAATCAGCTTACTAAGGAGCAAGAAAAAGCCGTTTGCTTTTCTCCAATTGGCTAAACTCTTGGGTATAGATAAGAAGCAGAGAAAGGTCCTTAAAAAGATACTCAAAAGCCTTAAAAAGGCTGGCAAGGTTAAGGTTGTAAACGGTAAATTCATGTACAGTGAAGAGGAAGAGATAGTTGGTAAGGTCATACCATATCCGGCAGGCTTTGGTTTTCTTGAAGTAGAAGGTAGGGAAAAGGACATATACATACCTCCCTTTGAGCTTCAAAAGGTTCTTGCTGGAGATGTGGTCAAGGCAAGGGTAGTTGAGTTTAAGGGAAAGAAAGAGGTTAGGATAGAAAGAGTACTAAAGAGAGCAAGACACGAGGTTGTTGGAAAGGTTAAAAGGGACAAAAAGCGATGTTTGCTTGAGCCTTTAGACCAAAATACCCACATAACTTTCTTACTCTCTAATAAAGAGTGTGAAAGATACAAAGACGGAACCGTGGTAGTAGCTAAGATTACTACCTTCCCTAACGGGAAGTCTCCTGCTCGGGTTAAGGTAAAAGAGGTTATAGGACATCCTGAAGAGAGGTTCTTGGCGATAGACCTCCTCATAAAGAAGTACAACCTGCCTACAGATTACCCATCTGAGGTTCTTGAAGAAGTAGAGCGGTTATCTGAGGAAATACCTGAGGAAGAAATAGCCAGACGTAGGGACCTCAGGGAACAGGTATGTTTTACTATAGACCCTGAAAAGGCTAGAGACTTTGACGATGCCGTTGCTATTGAGAGAACAGAAGAGGGATATTACAGGCTCTTTGTCCATATAGCCGATGTTTCTTATTATGTTAAGCCTGGTACAGCCCTTGACGAAGAAGCCTACAAGAGGGGTTTCACCTTCTATCTACCTGACAGGGCACTTCACATGCTTCCTGAGAAGCTATCTGCGGGATTATGCAGCCTAAGACCCAATGAAGATAAGCTCGCCTTCACCTGTGAGATGGTTTTTGATGAGAGGGGTGAACTGGTTTCATATGACGTTTACGAAAGTGTAATAAGGAGCAAAGCAAGGCTCACCTACAATGAGGCTCTCTCTATAATCGTGGGAGACCCTGCCCTTGAGGATAAGTTTCCCCATGTGGTTGAACCCTTGCGAATGATGGAGGACCTTTACAGAGTCCTCAGTAGAAGGAGATGGGAAAAGGGGAGCATAGACTTTGACTTGCCTGAGGCTGAGGTGATAGTTGACGAATATGGAGAACCAACTGCTGTGGTTCCTTATGAAAGACACGTTGCTCACAGAATAATAGAGCAGTTTATGATATCCGCCAATGAAACCGTCGCTTTACACCTTGAAAACGTTGGTTATCCTTGCCTTTATCGTATTCATGAACCTCCCGATGAAGAAAGGGTGGAGAACCTCTTGGAGATTCTGAACGGTCTCGGTTATTCGGTCAAAAAACCGAAGGAGTTTACACCCAAATTCTTTCAGAAGATAATAGAGGACTTTGAGGGAAAACCTGAAGAACAGCTAGTTAGGTTTTTGACCCTCCGTGCTATGAGTAGAGCTAAGTACAGCCCCCACAACCTCGGTCATTTTGGGCTTGCCTCGGAACATTATGCCCACTTTACCTCTCCCATAAGGAGATACCCGGACCTCATAGTTCACAGGCTCCTGAAGTTATCCCTAAGGGGCGAGGAGGTAAACTACGACCAGCTCATTGAGTACTTAGAAGAAGCTGGAGAACACCTGTCTGCTCAGGAGAGGCTTGCTGATGAGGTTGAGTGGGAAGCTATAGATATACTGAAGGCTCGCTATATGCGCTCAAGACTGGGAGAGGTCTTTGAAGGAGTCATAACGGGTGTAGTGCAGTTCGGCTTCTTTGTGGAGCTCAGAGAAACCTTGGTTGAAGGTCTCGTGAGGATAAACACCCTCACAGATGACGACTACGTGTTTGACGAGCCAGCCCATAGATTCGTTGGTGTAAGAACGGGAAAAGTTTACAGGCTTGGGGATGTGGTCAAGGTAAAGGTCTTGGCTGTTGATGAGGAAAGGGGCAAGATAGAGCTTACGCTCGCCGAAGAAAGTCAAGAATGA
- a CDS encoding motility protein A produces the protein MDPGALIGIGGAFIMIVIAIVIGGSPAAFINIPSIFIVVGGGMAATMGGFPLKEFIRGVASIKDAFLWKPPDAMETVEFLSEIATKVRREGILALESEIELYYERDPLLGDMIRMLVDGLELEEIKISAEGAIAQLEDKLGTNVAVWERLGDLFPAFGMIGTLIGLIQMLKNLNDPSALGPGMAVALITTLYGAILANAFAIPIATKLKKVKNTEILFKTIYLMAIEGIQKGVNPNILRQELSIMLGLEVTEEV, from the coding sequence ATGGACCCAGGAGCATTAATAGGGATAGGCGGAGCCTTTATAATGATCGTTATCGCCATAGTTATTGGCGGTAGTCCGGCTGCCTTTATAAACATACCCTCCATATTCATAGTTGTTGGGGGAGGTATGGCAGCAACGATGGGAGGTTTTCCCCTAAAGGAGTTTATAAGAGGTGTAGCCTCTATAAAGGATGCTTTTTTATGGAAACCTCCGGATGCGATGGAAACGGTTGAATTCCTCTCAGAGATCGCCACAAAGGTTAGGAGAGAGGGCATACTTGCCCTTGAGTCTGAGATAGAGCTTTACTACGAGAGAGACCCCCTTCTCGGAGATATGATAAGGATGCTCGTTGACGGACTTGAGCTTGAGGAGATAAAGATAAGTGCGGAAGGTGCCATAGCTCAGCTTGAAGATAAACTTGGAACTAACGTTGCCGTATGGGAAAGACTGGGAGACCTCTTCCCGGCTTTTGGGATGATAGGTACATTGATAGGCTTGATACAGATGCTAAAGAACTTGAATGACCCTTCCGCCCTAGGACCGGGAATGGCCGTTGCTCTGATAACAACCCTGTACGGAGCTATTCTCGCTAACGCTTTCGCTATACCTATTGCCACAAAACTCAAAAAGGTGAAGAATACGGAGATCCTCTTCAAAACCATATACCTTATGGCTATTGAGGGTATTCAGAAAGGTGTAAACCCCAACATACTCAGGCAGGAGCTTTCTATAATGCTCGGGCTTGAGGTCACCGAGGAAGTCTGA
- a CDS encoding OmpA/MotB family protein produces MATRKRPEECPKPPAWLTSFGDLMSLLLTFFILLYSMSIISLEKFYQVLKGLVEAFGGRQVVFAEGGALKASRIPVQFENMHYRVKKFAELKKEITQIKKELMGMGIEADYLVTGTCMKLRVNTSKLFPLGSEEPYPQAKELFLNMCTRLKPFSLPITFEGYTDSMPVSNPRFPSNWELSAMRAVSVLKLFASCGYPQEILSAVGRGEYHPIAPNDTPENREKNRRIEFCIKLNP; encoded by the coding sequence ATGGCTACCAGGAAGAGGCCGGAGGAGTGCCCAAAACCTCCAGCCTGGCTTACCTCTTTCGGGGATTTGATGTCTCTACTCCTGACCTTCTTTATACTCCTTTACTCTATGAGTATCATATCCTTGGAAAAGTTCTACCAGGTTTTGAAGGGTCTCGTGGAAGCTTTTGGTGGGAGGCAGGTTGTTTTTGCTGAAGGTGGGGCACTTAAAGCTTCCCGAATACCTGTACAGTTTGAAAACATGCACTACAGAGTTAAGAAGTTTGCAGAGCTGAAAAAAGAGATAACCCAAATAAAGAAAGAGCTTATGGGAATGGGGATAGAGGCTGACTATCTGGTCACGGGAACCTGCATGAAACTCAGGGTAAATACGAGTAAGCTCTTCCCCCTTGGCAGTGAGGAACCCTATCCCCAGGCTAAGGAACTTTTCCTGAACATGTGCACAAGATTGAAACCCTTTTCTCTACCCATAACCTTTGAAGGCTATACGGACAGTATGCCTGTATCAAATCCAAGGTTTCCTTCCAACTGGGAGCTATCTGCCATGAGAGCCGTAAGCGTTTTGAAGTTGTTTGCCAGCTGTGGATATCCCCAGGAGATACTCTCAGCGGTGGGGCGCGGAGAATACCATCCTATAGCTCCCAACGACACACCAGAAAATAGAGAGAAGAATAGGAGGATAGAGTTTTGTATAAAACTGAACCCGTGA
- a CDS encoding OmpA/MotB family protein: MAFKKKEECPKPPAWLTSFSDLMSLLLTFFILIYAMSSLDVAQLERFISYFQPERKMFVRKTSILPPIAPPPKEVALQIKRRVQKVLPPWAFQIVITADFVKLRLFDKVFFEDGAYQLTPKAQQALTEVAGVLKKLPEDAYIRVEGHVSSLVDVKGAVVRDRWELSVRRATEVVRFLQTQGIEPDRLSAAGYGDTKPLYTWKQPILLERNNRVEIYINLSKPKE, from the coding sequence ATGGCTTTTAAGAAGAAGGAAGAGTGTCCGAAACCTCCAGCCTGGCTTACCTCCTTCAGCGACCTGATGTCTTTGCTTTTAACCTTCTTCATTCTCATATACGCGATGAGTAGCCTTGATGTTGCCCAGCTTGAGAGATTTATATCCTACTTCCAGCCGGAGAGAAAGATGTTTGTAAGAAAGACCTCAATACTACCGCCAATCGCTCCCCCTCCGAAAGAGGTTGCCCTTCAGATAAAAAGAAGGGTCCAGAAAGTCCTCCCACCATGGGCTTTCCAGATAGTTATAACCGCTGACTTTGTCAAGCTAAGGCTCTTTGACAAGGTCTTCTTTGAAGATGGTGCTTACCAGCTTACCCCAAAAGCCCAACAGGCACTGACCGAGGTTGCAGGTGTTCTTAAAAAACTCCCTGAAGATGCTTACATAAGGGTTGAGGGACACGTGAGCAGTTTGGTTGACGTGAAAGGAGCGGTAGTCAGAGACAGGTGGGAGCTGTCCGTTAGAAGGGCTACGGAGGTCGTGAGATTTTTACAGACTCAGGGTATTGAACCAGATAGGTTATCTGCAGCCGGGTACGGCGATACGAAACCCCTCTATACTTGGAAACAACCCATCCTATTGGAGAGGAACAACAGAGTTGAGATATACATAAACCTGAGCAAACCGAAAGAGTGA
- a CDS encoding sodium:solute symporter family protein: protein MLGFIVLYILGTILIGVFASTLVKNSRDFILAGRSLPLYMVTFVSFATWFGSETVLGASSVMASEGLYGVIEDPFGASLCLILIGLFFAKKLYRMNLLTIGDLYRNAYGRKVEILASLMMVFSYFGWIAAQMVAVGIILHLILGVPHSVGILVGFGVALLYTFMGGMWAVSLTDFFQTLMIIFGLLAVLYEVSSGFSQVLPVLASQPMDYYRFFPEPTLKDVLLYVSAWITIGLGSIPQQDVFQRLMSAKSERVAVVASILAGFMYLTVAMIPLVLAVFARVKYPELVSSDPQLMLPTMILEYSSFPVKILFFGALLSAIMSTASAAILAPASLLSENVFKPLLRGLTDKGFLWLTRFCVLIVSLVSLAFALSGDSIYHLVGSSSALSLVSLFVPLVAALHFKGSNPYSAFASILSGFLLWVYMEYILKSEFALISGFFASFVAYTVVSLLFKLFRNR from the coding sequence CTGCTGGGGTTCATAGTCCTCTACATACTTGGAACCATACTCATAGGTGTTTTTGCAAGCACCCTCGTTAAAAACTCAAGGGATTTTATCCTTGCGGGCAGGAGCCTACCCCTCTACATGGTCACCTTTGTCTCCTTTGCCACCTGGTTTGGTTCTGAGACTGTTCTCGGAGCCTCCTCGGTTATGGCGAGTGAGGGACTCTACGGTGTAATAGAGGACCCATTCGGAGCTTCTCTGTGCCTGATACTTATAGGTCTCTTCTTTGCGAAGAAGCTGTACAGAATGAACCTCCTTACCATAGGAGACCTTTACCGTAACGCCTACGGCAGGAAGGTTGAAATTCTCGCAAGCCTCATGATGGTTTTTTCTTACTTCGGTTGGATAGCAGCTCAGATGGTTGCGGTGGGTATAATTCTCCACCTCATTCTTGGTGTACCTCATTCGGTAGGCATACTTGTGGGCTTCGGGGTGGCTCTCCTTTACACCTTTATGGGGGGGATGTGGGCTGTTTCTCTCACGGACTTCTTTCAAACCCTGATGATAATATTCGGTCTCCTTGCGGTTCTCTATGAAGTTTCCTCTGGTTTTTCTCAGGTGCTTCCAGTCCTTGCCTCTCAGCCGATGGATTACTACAGGTTTTTCCCAGAGCCGACACTGAAGGACGTTCTTCTTTACGTATCAGCCTGGATAACGATCGGTCTCGGCTCTATCCCCCAGCAGGATGTGTTTCAGAGGCTTATGTCTGCTAAGAGTGAAAGGGTTGCGGTTGTCGCTTCAATTCTTGCGGGCTTTATGTACCTTACGGTTGCCATGATACCTCTCGTTCTGGCTGTCTTTGCAAGGGTTAAGTACCCTGAGCTTGTGAGCTCTGATCCCCAGCTTATGCTTCCCACCATGATACTGGAGTACTCCAGCTTCCCCGTTAAGATACTCTTTTTCGGAGCCCTTCTTTCAGCTATCATGAGTACGGCGAGCGCTGCCATACTTGCTCCGGCATCACTTCTGAGCGAAAACGTATTCAAACCCCTCCTGAGAGGACTCACAGATAAAGGTTTTCTCTGGCTCACGAGGTTCTGTGTGTTAATTGTGTCCCTTGTATCCCTCGCCTTTGCCCTTTCCGGAGATTCCATATACCACCTTGTAGGTAGCTCTTCCGCCCTCAGCCTTGTATCCCTCTTTGTTCCCCTCGTTGCTGCCCTTCATTTTAAAGGTTCTAATCCCTACTCGGCGTTTGCATCGATCCTGTCTGGTTTTCTCCTCTGGGTCTACATGGAGTATATTCTAAAGAGTGAGTTCGCTCTGATATCTGGCTTCTTTGCAAGTTTTGTCGCCTACACCGTGGTGAGCCTCCTCTTTAAGCTCTTCAGAAACCGATGA
- the pdxJ gene encoding pyridoxine 5'-phosphate synthase: MRLGVNIDHVATLRQARRTFEPSPVFAALIAQQAGADQITLHLREDRRHIQDRDLELIKELVIVPVNLEMAPTHEMREIALRVKPDRVTLVPEKREEITTEGGLDVKGMEDYLRDYIKPLKSEGVEVSLFIDPEEIQVEASHIAGADAIELHTGTYANLWNEHRFSEAKDEIERLRKAGKQAKEFGLRVYAGHGLTYQNVKGILELSDIIEELNIGHSIIANSVIFGLERAVREMIETIRGGRNGI; encoded by the coding sequence ATGAGACTTGGAGTTAACATTGACCACGTAGCCACCCTCAGGCAGGCACGCAGAACCTTTGAGCCAAGTCCGGTGTTTGCAGCCCTTATAGCCCAGCAGGCTGGAGCAGACCAGATAACACTCCATCTCAGGGAGGACAGGAGGCACATACAGGACAGAGACCTTGAGCTGATAAAAGAGCTCGTTATAGTTCCTGTAAACCTTGAGATGGCTCCTACCCATGAGATGAGGGAGATAGCCCTCAGGGTTAAGCCCGACAGGGTTACCCTCGTCCCTGAAAAAAGGGAAGAGATAACAACGGAGGGTGGCTTGGACGTAAAGGGTATGGAGGACTATCTGCGGGACTACATAAAACCCCTCAAGAGTGAGGGTGTTGAGGTCTCCTTATTTATAGACCCTGAAGAGATTCAGGTTGAGGCAAGCCACATAGCCGGAGCGGACGCTATAGAACTCCATACCGGGACTTATGCGAACCTTTGGAACGAACACAGGTTCTCTGAGGCGAAGGATGAGATAGAGCGACTGAGAAAAGCGGGTAAACAGGCTAAAGAGTTTGGTTTAAGAGTTTACGCAGGACATGGACTAACTTACCAGAATGTTAAAGGTATCCTTGAACTATCGGATATAATTGAGGAGTTGAACATAGGACATTCCATAATTGCAAACTCAGTCATCTTTGGACTTGAAAGGGCAGTGAGGGAAATGATTGAAACCATTAGAGGGGGTAGGAATGGGATATAA
- the galU gene encoding UTP--glucose-1-phosphate uridylyltransferase GalU, whose amino-acid sequence MGYKTVRKAVLPVAGWGTRFLPATKAMPKEMFPIIDKPVIQFIVEELLEAGIENVIFITGKHKRPIEHHFDINTDLERHLEEAGKEKVLKNIREVSHMINPIYVRQKQQLGLGHAVLTAEPVVGEEPFIVSLGDIILEKGSENLKKMLELYNRFGRSVIALFEVPEEEVSKYGIARVKESSEGALIIEDLVEKPSPREAPSNLAIVGRYIFTPRIFAKLRETTPGKGGEIQLTDAMKLLLEEEEILAFKIDGKVYDTGNPLDYLKTVFEFALKREDIGEELREFIANTLNKQNQLIDKP is encoded by the coding sequence ATGGGATATAAAACGGTAAGGAAAGCGGTTCTCCCGGTGGCTGGATGGGGTACAAGGTTCTTACCCGCAACGAAGGCTATGCCCAAGGAGATGTTTCCCATAATTGACAAACCCGTAATCCAATTCATAGTTGAGGAGTTACTTGAAGCCGGGATTGAGAATGTTATCTTTATCACAGGTAAACACAAAAGACCAATAGAACACCACTTTGATATAAATACGGACCTTGAGAGACATCTTGAGGAGGCGGGCAAAGAAAAGGTTTTAAAAAACATAAGGGAAGTGAGCCACATGATAAATCCGATATACGTAAGACAGAAACAACAGCTGGGTTTGGGACACGCTGTACTTACTGCCGAGCCGGTTGTTGGAGAAGAGCCTTTTATAGTTTCCTTGGGAGACATAATCCTTGAGAAGGGAAGCGAAAACCTTAAAAAGATGCTGGAGTTGTACAACAGGTTTGGTAGGAGTGTCATAGCCCTATTTGAGGTACCAGAAGAAGAGGTAAGCAAATACGGTATAGCCCGAGTAAAGGAATCCAGCGAAGGAGCTTTGATAATTGAAGACCTTGTTGAAAAACCCTCACCCAGAGAAGCTCCCTCAAACTTAGCTATAGTTGGGAGGTACATATTCACCCCCAGGATATTTGCGAAGCTGAGAGAAACAACGCCCGGCAAGGGAGGAGAGATACAACTGACCGATGCCATGAAGCTCTTACTTGAAGAGGAAGAGATCTTAGCCTTCAAGATAGATGGGAAGGTGTACGACACCGGAAACCCCTTAGATTACCTCAAAACTGTCTTTGAGTTCGCCTTAAAGCGTGAGGACATAGGTGAGGAGCTTAGAGAATTTATAGCGAACACACTCAATAAACAAAACCAATTGATAGATAAACCTTAA